A window of Fictibacillus halophilus contains these coding sequences:
- the trmB gene encoding tRNA (guanosine(46)-N7)-methyltransferase TrmB: protein MRQRFKPWAKEKLIEHPEYVSVEPEKMKGKWHSFFGNDNPIHIEVGTGKGQFVNGMAKQNPSINYLGMELYDSIIITALDRILEDEKPNVKLIRADASHLLDYFEPGEIERVYLNFSDPWPKSKHAKRRLTHESFLKRYETVLKKPGEIHFKTDNQGLFEYSLHSMSTYGMFFNQVSLDLHKSDMEDNVMTEYEEKFSEKGYRIYRMEAQFRS from the coding sequence ATGCGTCAAAGATTTAAGCCTTGGGCTAAAGAAAAATTAATCGAACATCCTGAATACGTTTCAGTAGAGCCTGAAAAGATGAAAGGTAAATGGCATTCTTTTTTTGGGAATGACAATCCGATTCATATTGAAGTTGGAACAGGTAAGGGACAGTTTGTTAATGGTATGGCTAAACAAAACCCTTCTATAAATTATTTAGGGATGGAGCTTTATGACAGCATCATCATTACTGCACTGGACCGTATTTTAGAAGACGAAAAACCAAACGTTAAACTTATTAGAGCAGATGCATCACACTTGTTGGATTACTTTGAGCCGGGTGAAATTGAGCGTGTCTACCTCAACTTTTCGGATCCTTGGCCAAAATCCAAGCATGCAAAAAGAAGATTAACGCATGAAAGTTTTCTTAAAAGATATGAGACTGTATTAAAAAAGCCTGGTGAAATTCATTTCAAGACTGATAATCAGGGGTTGTTCGAATATTCACTTCATAGTATGTCAACCTATGGTATGTTTTTTAACCAAGTAAGTCTTGATCTTCATAAAAGTGATATGGAAGATAACGTTATGACAGAATATGAAGAGAAATTCTCTGAAAAAGGATATCGAATTTACCGTATGGAAGCACAATTCCGTTCTTAA
- a CDS encoding YtzH-like family protein, with protein MPLNHNDQLHIIRDLLQDHYTDCAGSPSECAQLERLAAHLLENGAVHEEVRNILSNINEYSHTGFSHQHLEEHITNHRPHLESWINTIQTHHPY; from the coding sequence ATGCCATTAAATCACAACGATCAATTGCATATCATCAGAGATCTTCTTCAAGATCATTATACCGATTGTGCTGGTTCACCATCCGAATGTGCTCAATTAGAACGTCTTGCTGCACATTTATTGGAGAACGGCGCAGTTCATGAAGAAGTACGAAACATCTTGTCCAACATTAACGAATATAGTCATACCGGCTTTTCACACCAGCATTTAGAAGAGCATATTACAAATCATCGACCTCACTTAGAATCATGGATCAACACGATTCAAACACATCATCCATATTAA
- a CDS encoding phosphotransferase family protein has translation MEQILGEDWQVSPAGGATGEAYIAEYGNQKLFLKRNSSPFLAVLSAEGIVPKLLWTKRLGNGDVITAQQWLNGRELKAADMKSENVAELLAKIHRSQELLGMMNRLEKKRLTPVDLLNDIQLQMRKEKDYLEIINDSFAYLMETASEVEVDNLVVCHCDVNHNNWLLSDSEELYLIDWDGAMIADPALDLGMLLYSYIPYEKWEEWLEVYGETLNDDLERRMHWYVLAQTISSFFWYKEKGQSKETAHFAESIKKLAGSI, from the coding sequence TTGGAACAGATTTTGGGAGAAGATTGGCAGGTTTCCCCTGCTGGCGGAGCAACGGGAGAAGCATATATAGCTGAATATGGGAACCAAAAACTGTTTTTAAAGCGTAATTCCTCTCCGTTTTTAGCTGTTCTTTCTGCAGAAGGAATTGTTCCTAAGCTTTTATGGACAAAAAGATTAGGTAATGGAGATGTAATAACAGCTCAACAGTGGCTAAACGGCCGTGAATTGAAAGCAGCAGATATGAAAAGTGAGAATGTAGCCGAACTTCTAGCGAAAATTCACCGATCTCAAGAACTGCTTGGCATGATGAACCGCTTAGAGAAAAAAAGGTTAACGCCAGTTGACCTTTTAAACGATATACAATTGCAGATGCGTAAAGAGAAAGATTATCTAGAAATCATCAATGATTCCTTCGCTTACTTAATGGAGACTGCCTCTGAGGTTGAAGTCGATAATTTGGTGGTATGCCACTGTGATGTTAATCATAACAATTGGCTGCTAAGTGATTCTGAGGAATTATATTTGATCGATTGGGATGGAGCGATGATTGCTGATCCTGCACTAGATCTTGGAATGCTTCTTTATAGCTATATCCCTTATGAAAAATGGGAAGAATGGCTCGAGGTTTATGGGGAAACCCTTAATGATGATTTAGAAAGAAGAATGCATTGGTATGTATTGGCACAAACCATAAGCTCTTTTTTCTGGTATAAAGAAAAAGGACAGTCTAAAGAGACTGCCCATTTTGCAGAAAGTATTAAAAAACTTGCTGGTTCGATCTAA